In the Flavobacterium acetivorans genome, one interval contains:
- a CDS encoding single-stranded DNA-binding protein: MNALRNKVQLIGHVGNDPEIKNFEGGKKLANFTLATNESYKNDKGEKVEETQWHRLVAWGKTAEIIEKYVTKGKEIAIEGKLAHRSYDDKNGEKRYVTEVVVNEVLLLGK; encoded by the coding sequence ATGAATGCATTAAGAAACAAAGTACAGCTAATCGGACATGTAGGGAATGATCCGGAAATCAAAAATTTTGAAGGAGGAAAAAAATTGGCCAATTTTACACTCGCCACAAATGAGAGTTATAAAAATGACAAAGGCGAGAAAGTCGAAGAAACCCAGTGGCATCGATTAGTAGCTTGGGGGAAAACGGCTGAAATTATTGAAAAATACGTAACTAAGGGAAAAGAAATTGCCATTGAGGGCAAACTTGCCCACAGAAGTTATGATGATAAGAACGGAGAGAAACGTTATGTTACTGAAGTGGTTGTAAACGAAGTTCTTTTATTAGGAAAGTAG
- a CDS encoding OmpA family protein, whose translation MKKLMFALVFASAASTVNAQTVAEKNTENNFNKWSVELAGGVNKTQRPMTAGYATSTPSPYVIDLGARYMFNNKFGLKADFGYNSFQGKNNSIDFDTKYYRADIQAVANLGRIMNFETWTNTLGLLGHAGFGLAQLEDQNSALKDRMGNFMAGVTGQIKLSNRIALTGDFTTIINASQNAAFDAASTVSSRGFSGILFNGTVGLTVYLGKNAKHADWVTLVDKDVLALKDRVDTLETMLIDTDQDGVADYLDLEKNTVSGVMVDSKGRAIDLNKNNVPDELESYLLANYAKNTGNSAVLNNNELIKNLINSGYVATYFDFNKSTPTVVSTDGIDFILTYLRSNPSASVDIIGHADELGKTAYNNKLATARANSIKDVLVKAKIAASRLNVVSAGEDNSVEKNSDAARKLVRKVTFTIK comes from the coding sequence ATGAAAAAATTAATGTTTGCATTAGTTTTTGCATCTGCAGCTTCAACTGTAAATGCTCAAACTGTAGCTGAAAAAAACACCGAAAACAACTTCAACAAATGGTCTGTTGAATTGGCCGGTGGTGTTAACAAAACACAAAGACCAATGACAGCAGGTTATGCTACATCTACACCAAGTCCTTATGTAATTGATCTTGGCGCTAGATACATGTTCAATAATAAATTCGGTTTAAAAGCTGACTTTGGTTACAACAGTTTCCAAGGAAAAAACAACTCTATTGATTTTGACACTAAATACTACAGAGCAGATATTCAAGCTGTAGCTAACTTAGGAAGAATCATGAATTTCGAAACTTGGACCAACACTCTTGGTTTATTAGGTCACGCTGGTTTTGGTTTAGCTCAATTAGAAGATCAAAACTCTGCATTAAAAGACAGAATGGGTAATTTTATGGCAGGAGTAACTGGTCAAATTAAATTATCTAACAGAATTGCTTTAACAGGAGATTTTACAACTATCATTAACGCTTCTCAAAACGCTGCTTTTGACGCTGCAAGTACTGTTTCTTCTAGAGGTTTTTCTGGGATTTTATTCAACGGAACTGTTGGTTTAACTGTTTACTTAGGTAAAAACGCTAAACATGCTGACTGGGTTACTCTAGTAGACAAAGATGTATTAGCATTAAAAGACAGAGTTGACACTCTTGAAACTATGTTGATCGATACTGATCAAGATGGTGTTGCTGATTATTTAGATCTTGAAAAAAACACTGTTTCTGGAGTAATGGTTGATTCTAAAGGAAGAGCTATTGATTTAAACAAAAACAACGTTCCAGACGAATTGGAAAGCTATTTATTGGCAAACTACGCAAAAAACACTGGTAACTCAGCAGTTTTAAACAACAACGAATTGATTAAAAACTTAATCAATAGTGGTTATGTAGCTACCTATTTTGATTTCAACAAATCAACTCCAACAGTTGTTTCAACTGATGGTATTGATTTCATCTTGACTTATTTAAGAAGTAATCCTTCTGCTTCAGTTGACATTATTGGTCATGCTGACGAATTAGGAAAAACTGCTTACAACAACAAATTAGCTACTGCAAGAGCTAACAGCATAAAAGATGTTTTAGTTAAAGCTAAAATCGCTGCTTCAAGATTGAATGTTGTTTCTGCTGGTGAAGACAATTCAGTTGAGAAAAATTCTGATGCTGCTAGAAAACTAGTTAGAAAAGTTACTTTCACAATAAAATAA
- a CDS encoding M28 family peptidase, producing the protein MKKDYSSIFAILFFLLTLGFIYFSMMPQWTSDDEGPLAEFSTKRAFAQVEAIAKQPHYVGSENHDQVALYLQKELSKLGLQTSIQEGYTLTDWGNLVKSKNIMAKIKGTNNSKVLLLLSHYDSAPHSYSYGASDAGSGVATILEGVRSFLYDKKQHKNDIIILFTDAEELGLNGAALFVTQHHWAKEIGLALNFEARGSSGPSYMLMETNKGNAALVKEFAAAKTTYPVSNSLMYSIYKMLPNDTDLTVFREKGDIQGYNFAFIDGHYNYHTAQDDSNHLAKNTLAHQGSYLMPLLSYFSNADLNATQASEDYIYFTGPYTFINYPFSWVVPMVIIATLLFLMLIFIGIAKRILSFEEIMRGFIPFLGSLISAGLITFLGWKLLLILYPQYNDLLNGFTYNGHAYIAAFVFLAMAISFAFYQRFSAKKIKMNHYIAPLFIWLLINAYLAISLQGAGFLIIPVYFGLLAFTVFIVTQKTNKTLNLLLSIPALIIIAPFIQMFPIGLGLKVLFGSAMLTVLTFGLLLPTFGSFIKKGWWSFAFLLASIGFFAKAHYESGYEKGKAKSNSLLYVYDAESKAANWVTYDKNLDSWTKQYLGENPKSPIIHNETPLFSKYNSEFTFAAEAPKKDIPQPTIHFLKDSIAGNQRYLKIRISPNRKVNRYDIFANEKMSINNFTANGVKHLEQQGLQLKRNGKKILSYYVVHNEPLDMEFSIAKTAVFDMQLLESSFDLMRNPLFNISQRASWMMPTPFVLTDAVVIKKRIKPSPVVIDHTLVNPTVKDSLAVTKDSLKKP; encoded by the coding sequence ATGAAAAAAGATTACTCCTCTATTTTTGCAATTTTATTTTTTCTGCTAACCCTAGGATTCATTTACTTTAGCATGATGCCGCAATGGACTTCGGATGATGAAGGTCCTCTCGCTGAGTTTTCTACCAAAAGAGCTTTTGCCCAGGTAGAAGCTATCGCAAAACAACCTCATTATGTAGGTTCGGAGAATCATGATCAAGTAGCTCTTTATTTGCAAAAAGAACTAAGCAAATTAGGCTTGCAAACTTCTATTCAAGAAGGCTACACTTTGACTGATTGGGGCAATTTAGTCAAGTCCAAAAATATAATGGCAAAAATAAAAGGAACCAACAATTCCAAGGTATTACTTTTACTTTCGCATTATGACAGTGCTCCTCACTCCTATTCCTATGGCGCCAGTGACGCAGGATCTGGAGTAGCCACAATACTAGAAGGTGTGCGCTCTTTTTTATACGACAAGAAACAACATAAAAACGACATCATTATTCTGTTTACTGATGCAGAGGAATTAGGTCTAAATGGTGCCGCTCTTTTTGTAACCCAACACCATTGGGCCAAAGAAATTGGACTCGCACTTAATTTTGAAGCCCGAGGTTCCTCAGGACCAAGCTACATGTTAATGGAGACCAATAAAGGAAACGCCGCTCTGGTAAAGGAATTTGCTGCTGCTAAAACTACTTATCCTGTTTCTAATTCTCTAATGTACAGCATTTACAAAATGCTCCCTAACGACACTGATTTGACCGTTTTTAGAGAAAAAGGAGATATTCAAGGCTACAATTTCGCTTTTATAGACGGTCACTACAATTACCATACAGCACAGGATGACAGCAACCATTTAGCCAAAAACACATTAGCACACCAAGGCAGCTATTTAATGCCTTTGCTAAGCTATTTTTCAAATGCTGATTTGAATGCCACTCAAGCCAGCGAAGATTACATTTATTTTACAGGACCTTATACTTTTATAAACTATCCCTTTAGCTGGGTTGTTCCTATGGTGATTATTGCAACATTACTGTTCCTAATGCTCATCTTCATCGGAATCGCTAAACGCATCTTGTCCTTTGAAGAAATCATGCGAGGATTCATTCCTTTCTTAGGCTCATTAATCAGCGCTGGCTTAATCACCTTTTTAGGATGGAAACTGCTCTTAATTCTTTATCCGCAATACAATGATCTACTCAACGGATTTACCTATAATGGTCACGCCTATATAGCCGCTTTTGTCTTTTTAGCAATGGCTATCAGTTTTGCGTTTTACCAACGTTTTTCTGCTAAGAAAATCAAGATGAATCATTATATAGCGCCACTATTTATTTGGCTGCTTATTAATGCCTATCTCGCAATTAGTCTGCAAGGAGCTGGCTTTTTAATAATTCCCGTCTATTTTGGCCTATTGGCTTTCACTGTTTTTATCGTCACCCAAAAAACAAACAAAACGCTTAACCTTTTATTAAGTATTCCGGCGCTAATCATCATTGCTCCATTTATTCAAATGTTCCCTATAGGCTTAGGCTTAAAAGTATTGTTTGGAAGTGCTATGCTTACCGTTTTAACCTTTGGTTTGTTACTACCCACTTTTGGTAGTTTTATCAAAAAAGGATGGTGGTCTTTTGCTTTTTTATTGGCTTCTATTGGCTTTTTTGCGAAAGCGCATTACGAATCCGGTTATGAAAAAGGAAAAGCCAAATCAAACAGCCTATTGTATGTTTATGATGCCGAATCAAAAGCCGCAAACTGGGTTACTTATGACAAAAATCTGGACTCCTGGACAAAACAATATTTAGGAGAAAATCCTAAATCACCAATAATTCACAATGAAACTCCTCTTTTTAGCAAATACAACTCCGAATTTACATTCGCTGCCGAAGCGCCTAAAAAAGATATTCCTCAACCTACAATTCACTTTCTAAAAGATAGTATCGCCGGAAATCAACGCTATTTAAAAATTAGGATTTCTCCGAATCGAAAAGTGAATCGTTATGATATTTTTGCCAATGAAAAGATGAGCATAAATAACTTTACAGCCAATGGTGTAAAGCATTTAGAACAACAAGGATTGCAATTAAAAAGAAACGGCAAGAAAATCCTAAGCTATTATGTAGTGCATAACGAGCCGCTGGATATGGAATTCAGCATCGCTAAAACCGCCGTTTTTGACATGCAGTTACTGGAAAGTTCTTTTGATTTAATGCGCAATCCATTATTTAATATTAGCCAAAGAGCCTCTTGGATGATGCCAACTCCTTTTGTCCTGACTGATGCCGTGGTTATCAAAAAAAGAATCAAACCTAGTCCGGTAGTGATTGACCATACTTTGGTAAACCCTACTGTAAAAGATAGTTTGGCGGTAACGAAAGATAGTTTGAAAAAGCCATAA
- a CDS encoding carbon-nitrogen hydrolase family protein produces the protein MQTEINKVELRNLRIEDYKELKNSMIESYPEMVGSYWKESHIEKLLQLFPEGQLVILVDDIVVGSALSLIVNEDLVDKKHDYAKITGNYSFSTHDPKGDVLYGIDVFIAPKYRGLRLGRRMYDARKEICEQLNLKSIVFAGRIPNYGKYADALTPKEYIEKVKRKELHDSVLSFQLSNDFHVMRIMKNYLEGDKLSKEFAVLLEWNNIYYDESPRIINLEKSVIRLGLIQWQMRPLKDLEALFEQSEFFIDAVSGYGSDFALFPELFIAPLMADYNHLSEADAIRELARYSEPIRKRFQELAISYNINIITGSMPHIIDGTLYNVGFLCKRDGTYEMYTKIHITPNEVFHWGMSGGNEIKTFDTDCGKIGIMICYDVEFPELSRLMSDEGMNILFVPFLTDTQNGYTRVKHCAQARAIENECYVAVAGCVGNLPKVNNMDIQYAQTAVFTPSDFAFPSNGIKGETTPNTEMTLIVDVDLNLLKELHEHGSVRILKDRRNDLYQIKKLK, from the coding sequence ATGCAAACGGAAATCAACAAAGTCGAACTTAGAAATCTAAGAATAGAAGACTATAAAGAACTCAAGAACTCTATGATCGAATCCTATCCAGAGATGGTAGGTTCCTATTGGAAAGAATCACATATAGAGAAACTACTACAATTATTTCCTGAAGGACAGTTGGTAATATTAGTAGATGACATTGTGGTAGGCTCTGCCTTATCCTTAATCGTAAACGAAGACCTAGTTGATAAAAAACACGATTATGCCAAAATAACCGGCAATTACTCTTTCTCTACCCATGATCCAAAAGGAGATGTCTTATATGGAATTGATGTTTTCATTGCTCCAAAATACCGTGGATTGCGTTTAGGAAGAAGAATGTATGATGCCCGAAAAGAAATTTGCGAACAGCTAAATTTAAAATCAATTGTTTTTGCCGGAAGAATTCCAAACTACGGAAAATACGCTGACGCCCTAACCCCAAAAGAATACATAGAGAAAGTAAAACGAAAAGAACTGCACGACTCCGTTCTTTCCTTTCAACTAAGCAATGACTTCCATGTCATGCGAATCATGAAAAACTATCTAGAAGGTGACAAACTATCCAAAGAGTTTGCCGTTCTACTCGAATGGAACAACATCTATTATGACGAAAGTCCACGGATAATAAATCTGGAAAAAAGCGTCATCCGCTTGGGATTAATCCAATGGCAAATGCGTCCCTTAAAAGATTTAGAAGCTTTATTCGAACAGTCGGAATTTTTTATTGATGCCGTTTCCGGTTACGGAAGCGATTTTGCTCTTTTTCCGGAGCTATTTATTGCTCCCTTAATGGCCGATTACAACCACCTCTCAGAAGCAGATGCCATTAGAGAATTAGCCCGTTATTCTGAACCTATACGCAAGAGATTCCAGGAATTAGCCATATCCTACAACATCAATATCATCACCGGGAGTATGCCTCACATTATTGATGGCACCTTATACAATGTTGGTTTTCTTTGTAAAAGAGATGGAACCTATGAGATGTATACCAAAATTCATATCACACCAAACGAAGTGTTCCACTGGGGAATGAGTGGCGGAAACGAAATCAAAACCTTTGATACCGACTGTGGAAAAATAGGAATCATGATCTGCTATGATGTAGAATTTCCAGAACTTTCAAGATTAATGTCAGACGAAGGAATGAATATCTTATTTGTCCCTTTTTTAACAGACACCCAAAATGGATACACGAGAGTAAAACATTGTGCCCAAGCCAGAGCTATAGAAAACGAATGCTATGTTGCCGTAGCCGGATGTGTAGGAAACTTGCCTAAAGTAAACAACATGGACATTCAATATGCACAAACGGCCGTTTTTACACCCTCTGATTTTGCTTTTCCAAGCAACGGAATCAAAGGAGAAACAACACCTAATACTGAAATGACGCTTATTGTTGATGTCGATTTGAATTTACTAAAAGAATTACATGAGCATGGAAGTGTCAGAATTCTAAAAGACCGTAGAAACGACTTGTATCAAATTAAAAAACTAAAATGA
- a CDS encoding ferritin, with amino-acid sequence MLSKNIETALNNQIRIEAESSQIYLAMASWAETHGLEGVSQFMYLQSDEERMHMLKIIKFLNERGGHAKVTDLLAPKTNYATFKEMFKEVYQHEVFVSESINDLVHISLTEKDYATHNFLQWYVAEQIEEEAQAKVILDKINLIGDDKGGLYLFDRDMQELTQKNSTAK; translated from the coding sequence ATGCTATCAAAAAACATCGAAACCGCATTAAACAATCAAATTCGCATTGAAGCCGAATCTAGTCAAATTTATCTTGCAATGGCTTCTTGGGCCGAAACACATGGACTAGAAGGGGTATCACAATTCATGTATCTACAATCTGACGAAGAGCGCATGCACATGCTCAAAATAATTAAATTTTTAAATGAACGCGGCGGTCATGCCAAAGTCACTGATTTACTGGCTCCGAAAACAAATTACGCCACATTCAAAGAAATGTTTAAAGAAGTGTACCAACATGAAGTTTTCGTTTCCGAATCCATTAACGATTTAGTACATATTTCTCTCACTGAAAAAGATTATGCTACTCATAACTTCCTACAATGGTATGTTGCCGAACAAATCGAAGAAGAAGCCCAAGCTAAAGTTATTTTGGATAAAATCAACTTAATTGGTGACGACAAAGGCGGGCTATACCTATTTGACAGAGACATGCAAGAACTCACACAAAAGAATTCTACCGCTAAATAA